Proteins from one Strix uralensis isolate ZFMK-TIS-50842 chromosome 14, bStrUra1, whole genome shotgun sequence genomic window:
- the HNRNPH1 gene encoding heterogeneous nuclear ribonucleoprotein H isoform X3 — MDPCHTEETEGEIPGLGFSDRSEQIVSRGVASAFEAATTEAETEPSLTPNVMLNTESSEGYVVKVRGLPWSCSTEEVQRFFSDCKILNGALGIRFIYTREGRPSGEAFAELESEEDVKLALKKDRETMGHRYVEVFKSNNVEMDWVLKHTGPNSPDTANDGFVRLRGLPFGCSKEEIVQFFSGLEIVPNGITLPVDFQGRSTGEAFVQFASQEIAEKALKKHKERIGHRYIEIFKSSRAEVRTHYDPPRKLLAMQRPGPYDRPGLTRGYNSLGRGSSLERMRRGAYGGGYGGYDDYNGYNDGYGFGSDRFGREWTLFSAGMSDHRYGDGGSTFQSTTGHCVHMRGLPYRATENDIYNFFSPLNPVRVHIEIGPDGRVTGEADVEFATHEDAVAAMSKDKANMQHRYVELFLNSTAGGSGGAYGSQMMGAMVKESEGVVQDWNTSTLPGSQSSYGGPANQQLSGGYGGGYGGQSSMSGYVLGPVGGIYEVAQQGQALGEGCFESA, encoded by the exons ATGGACCCTTGTCACACCGAGGAGACCGAGGGCGAGATCCCCGGCTTGG GCTTCAGTGACCGAAGCGAGCAGATTGTTTCACGTGGGGTAGCGTCAGCATTTGAAGCTG CAACCACAGAAGCTGAGACGGAGCCGAGCCTCACCCCCAATGTGATGCTCAACACGGAGAGCAGCGAGGGATATGTGGTGAAAGTCAGGGGGCTGCCTTGGTCCTGCTCCACCGAGGAGGTGCAGAGGTTTTTCTCTG ATTGCAAAATTCTAAATGGGGCTTTGGGTATCCGTTTCATCTACACCAGGGAGGGCAGACCAAGTGGAGAAGCATTTGCTGAACTTGAATCAGAGGAGGATGTGAAATTGGCActgaaaaaagacagagaaacaaTGGGACACAGATATGTTGAAG TTTTCAAGTCAAACAACGTTGAAATGGATTGGGTTCTGAAGCATACTGGTCCCAACAGCCCTGATACGGCTAATGATGGTTTTGTACGTCTTAGAGGACTCCCATTTGGCTGTAGTAAAGAAGAAATTGTACAGTTTTTTTCAG GGTTGGAAATCGTGCCAAATGGGATAACATTGCCGGTGGACTTCCAGGGGAGGAGTACGGGGGAGGCCTTCGTGCAGTTTGCTTCACAGGAAATAGCTGAAAAGGCTCTAAAGAAACACAAGGAAAGAATAGGGCACAG GTACATTGAGATCTTCAAGAGTAGTCGAGCGGAAGTGCGCACTCACTACGACCCTCCACGCAAGCTGTTGGCAATGCAGAGACCCGGTCCTTACGACAGACCTGGTCTTACGCGGGGATATAACAGTCTTGGTAGAGGAAGTAGCTTGGAAAGAATGAGGCGTGGAGCCTACGGAGGAG GTTATGGAGGTTATGATGACTACAATGGGTATAATGATGGCTATGGTTTTGGTTCTGATAGATTTGGAAGAG AATGGACTCTTTTCTCTGCAGGAATGTCGGACCACAGATACGGCGACGGGGGATCCACCTTCCAGAGCACGACTGGCCACTGCGTCCACATGAGAGGTCTGCCTTACCGAGCTACGGAGAACGACATCTATAAT TTCTTCTCACCTCTGAACCCTGTAAGAGTACACATCGAAATTGGACCAGATGGCAGAGTAACTGGAGAGGCAGATGTTGAATTTGCTACTCATGAGGATGCAGTGGCTGCTATGTCCAAAGACAAAGCAAATATGC aacacAGATACGTAGAACTCTTCCTGAATTCTACAGCAGGAGGAAGTGGTGGTGCTTATGGCAGTCAGATGATGGGAGCAATGG TCAAGGAATCGGAAGGGGTAGTCCAAGATTGGAACACTAGCACATTGCCAG GAAGCCAATCCAGTTATGGTGGTCCAGCTAACCAGCAGCTGAGCGGGGGTTATGGAGGAGGATATGGAGGCCAAAGCAGCATGAGTGGCTATG TATTGGGCCCAGTAGGCGGTATTTACGAGGTGGCCCAGCAAGGACAGGCGTTGGGGGAAGGATGCTTCGAATCGGCCTGA
- the HNRNPH1 gene encoding heterogeneous nuclear ribonucleoprotein H isoform X5, translating to MDPCHTEETEGEIPGLGFSDRSEQIVSRGVASAFEAATTEAETEPSLTPNVMLNTESSEGYVVKVRGLPWSCSTEEVQRFFSDCKILNGALGIRFIYTREGRPSGEAFAELESEEDVKLALKKDRETMGHRYVEVFKSNNVEMDWVLKHTGPNSPDTANDGFVRLRGLPFGCSKEEIVQFFSGLEIVPNGITLPVDFQGRSTGEAFVQFASQEIAEKALKKHKERIGHRYIEIFKSSRAEVRTHYDPPRKLLAMQRPGPYDRPGLTRGYNSLGRGSSLERMRRGAYGGGYGGYDDYNGYNDGYGFGSDRFGREWTLFSAGMSDHRYGDGGSTFQSTTGHCVHMRGLPYRATENDIYNFFSPLNPVRVHIEIGPDGRVTGEADVEFATHEDAVAAMSKDKANMQHRYVELFLNSTAGGSGGAYGSQMMGAMVKESEGVVQDWNTSTLPGSQSSYGGPANQQLSGGYGGGYGGQSSMSGYVGGIYEVAQQGQALGEGCFESA from the exons ATGGACCCTTGTCACACCGAGGAGACCGAGGGCGAGATCCCCGGCTTGG GCTTCAGTGACCGAAGCGAGCAGATTGTTTCACGTGGGGTAGCGTCAGCATTTGAAGCTG CAACCACAGAAGCTGAGACGGAGCCGAGCCTCACCCCCAATGTGATGCTCAACACGGAGAGCAGCGAGGGATATGTGGTGAAAGTCAGGGGGCTGCCTTGGTCCTGCTCCACCGAGGAGGTGCAGAGGTTTTTCTCTG ATTGCAAAATTCTAAATGGGGCTTTGGGTATCCGTTTCATCTACACCAGGGAGGGCAGACCAAGTGGAGAAGCATTTGCTGAACTTGAATCAGAGGAGGATGTGAAATTGGCActgaaaaaagacagagaaacaaTGGGACACAGATATGTTGAAG TTTTCAAGTCAAACAACGTTGAAATGGATTGGGTTCTGAAGCATACTGGTCCCAACAGCCCTGATACGGCTAATGATGGTTTTGTACGTCTTAGAGGACTCCCATTTGGCTGTAGTAAAGAAGAAATTGTACAGTTTTTTTCAG GGTTGGAAATCGTGCCAAATGGGATAACATTGCCGGTGGACTTCCAGGGGAGGAGTACGGGGGAGGCCTTCGTGCAGTTTGCTTCACAGGAAATAGCTGAAAAGGCTCTAAAGAAACACAAGGAAAGAATAGGGCACAG GTACATTGAGATCTTCAAGAGTAGTCGAGCGGAAGTGCGCACTCACTACGACCCTCCACGCAAGCTGTTGGCAATGCAGAGACCCGGTCCTTACGACAGACCTGGTCTTACGCGGGGATATAACAGTCTTGGTAGAGGAAGTAGCTTGGAAAGAATGAGGCGTGGAGCCTACGGAGGAG GTTATGGAGGTTATGATGACTACAATGGGTATAATGATGGCTATGGTTTTGGTTCTGATAGATTTGGAAGAG AATGGACTCTTTTCTCTGCAGGAATGTCGGACCACAGATACGGCGACGGGGGATCCACCTTCCAGAGCACGACTGGCCACTGCGTCCACATGAGAGGTCTGCCTTACCGAGCTACGGAGAACGACATCTATAAT TTCTTCTCACCTCTGAACCCTGTAAGAGTACACATCGAAATTGGACCAGATGGCAGAGTAACTGGAGAGGCAGATGTTGAATTTGCTACTCATGAGGATGCAGTGGCTGCTATGTCCAAAGACAAAGCAAATATGC aacacAGATACGTAGAACTCTTCCTGAATTCTACAGCAGGAGGAAGTGGTGGTGCTTATGGCAGTCAGATGATGGGAGCAATGG TCAAGGAATCGGAAGGGGTAGTCCAAGATTGGAACACTAGCACATTGCCAG GAAGCCAATCCAGTTATGGTGGTCCAGCTAACCAGCAGCTGAGCGGGGGTTATGGAGGAGGATATGGAGGCCAAAGCAGCATGAGTGGCTATG TAGGCGGTATTTACGAGGTGGCCCAGCAAGGACAGGCGTTGGGGGAAGGATGCTTCGAATCGGCCTGA
- the HNRNPH1 gene encoding heterogeneous nuclear ribonucleoprotein H isoform X11 → MDPCHTEETEGEIPGLGFSDRSEQIVSRGVASAFEAATTEAETEPSLTPNVMLNTESSEGYVVKVRGLPWSCSTEEVQRFFSDCKILNGALGIRFIYTREGRPSGEAFAELESEEDVKLALKKDRETMGHRYVEVFKSNNVEMDWVLKHTGPNSPDTANDGFVRLRGLPFGCSKEEIVQFFSGLEIVPNGITLPVDFQGRSTGEAFVQFASQEIAEKALKKHKERIGHRYIEIFKSSRAEVRTHYDPPRKLLAMQRPGPYDRPGLTRGYNSLGRGSSLERMRRGAYGGGYGGYDDYNGYNDGYGFGSDRFGREWTLFSAGMSDHRYGDGGSTFQSTTGHCVHMRGLPYRATENDIYNFFSPLNPVRVHIEIGPDGRVTGEADVEFATHEDAVAAMSKDKANMQHRYVELFLNSTAGGSGGAYGSQMMGAMGSQSSYGGPANQQLSGGYGGGYGGQSSMSGYVGGIYEVAQQGQALGEGCFESA, encoded by the exons ATGGACCCTTGTCACACCGAGGAGACCGAGGGCGAGATCCCCGGCTTGG GCTTCAGTGACCGAAGCGAGCAGATTGTTTCACGTGGGGTAGCGTCAGCATTTGAAGCTG CAACCACAGAAGCTGAGACGGAGCCGAGCCTCACCCCCAATGTGATGCTCAACACGGAGAGCAGCGAGGGATATGTGGTGAAAGTCAGGGGGCTGCCTTGGTCCTGCTCCACCGAGGAGGTGCAGAGGTTTTTCTCTG ATTGCAAAATTCTAAATGGGGCTTTGGGTATCCGTTTCATCTACACCAGGGAGGGCAGACCAAGTGGAGAAGCATTTGCTGAACTTGAATCAGAGGAGGATGTGAAATTGGCActgaaaaaagacagagaaacaaTGGGACACAGATATGTTGAAG TTTTCAAGTCAAACAACGTTGAAATGGATTGGGTTCTGAAGCATACTGGTCCCAACAGCCCTGATACGGCTAATGATGGTTTTGTACGTCTTAGAGGACTCCCATTTGGCTGTAGTAAAGAAGAAATTGTACAGTTTTTTTCAG GGTTGGAAATCGTGCCAAATGGGATAACATTGCCGGTGGACTTCCAGGGGAGGAGTACGGGGGAGGCCTTCGTGCAGTTTGCTTCACAGGAAATAGCTGAAAAGGCTCTAAAGAAACACAAGGAAAGAATAGGGCACAG GTACATTGAGATCTTCAAGAGTAGTCGAGCGGAAGTGCGCACTCACTACGACCCTCCACGCAAGCTGTTGGCAATGCAGAGACCCGGTCCTTACGACAGACCTGGTCTTACGCGGGGATATAACAGTCTTGGTAGAGGAAGTAGCTTGGAAAGAATGAGGCGTGGAGCCTACGGAGGAG GTTATGGAGGTTATGATGACTACAATGGGTATAATGATGGCTATGGTTTTGGTTCTGATAGATTTGGAAGAG AATGGACTCTTTTCTCTGCAGGAATGTCGGACCACAGATACGGCGACGGGGGATCCACCTTCCAGAGCACGACTGGCCACTGCGTCCACATGAGAGGTCTGCCTTACCGAGCTACGGAGAACGACATCTATAAT TTCTTCTCACCTCTGAACCCTGTAAGAGTACACATCGAAATTGGACCAGATGGCAGAGTAACTGGAGAGGCAGATGTTGAATTTGCTACTCATGAGGATGCAGTGGCTGCTATGTCCAAAGACAAAGCAAATATGC aacacAGATACGTAGAACTCTTCCTGAATTCTACAGCAGGAGGAAGTGGTGGTGCTTATGGCAGTCAGATGATGGGAGCAATGG GAAGCCAATCCAGTTATGGTGGTCCAGCTAACCAGCAGCTGAGCGGGGGTTATGGAGGAGGATATGGAGGCCAAAGCAGCATGAGTGGCTATG TAGGCGGTATTTACGAGGTGGCCCAGCAAGGACAGGCGTTGGGGGAAGGATGCTTCGAATCGGCCTGA